In the Alkaliphilus oremlandii OhILAs genome, one interval contains:
- the rpsA gene encoding 30S ribosomal protein S1 has product MSNDMQNLMEEIEKSMVRLRRGEIVSGKVINVTNNEIFVNVGYKSDGIIPKDEISNDITVQPSELVKEGDEIKVYVLSLDDGDGNVLLSKKRVDLTKGWDDLEKIKEAESLVETKVIEAVKGGVVAIARGVRCFIPASQLSDRFVDNLKSFEGKSFTTKVMEIDRKRNKAVLSRKVVLAEENKHKKVELFSKLDKGMQISGEVKRITDFGAFVDIGGIDGLVHISDLSWGRVKHPSEVVTIGDIVKVVVLDFDKDKGKVSLGLKQTQKQPWDDVELKYPIGSIVEGKVVRLVDFGAFVELEVGLDGLVHISQISEKHIAKPSEELHIGQKVKVKVLDVKPEEKRISLSITAADEKEEAIEYVAENSPTTIGEILEENK; this is encoded by the coding sequence GTGAGCAATGATATGCAAAATTTAATGGAAGAAATAGAAAAATCGATGGTAAGACTTAGAAGAGGAGAAATTGTTAGTGGTAAAGTAATCAATGTTACGAACAATGAGATATTTGTAAATGTTGGTTATAAATCCGATGGAATTATTCCTAAAGATGAAATATCTAATGATATAACTGTACAACCTTCAGAACTTGTTAAAGAAGGCGACGAAATAAAAGTATATGTACTAAGTCTAGATGATGGTGATGGTAACGTATTACTTTCTAAAAAAAGAGTAGATTTAACTAAGGGTTGGGATGATCTTGAAAAAATTAAAGAAGCGGAATCCTTAGTTGAAACGAAAGTAATCGAAGCTGTAAAAGGCGGTGTGGTAGCCATAGCTCGTGGCGTTCGTTGTTTTATACCTGCAAGTCAATTATCTGATCGTTTTGTTGACAATCTAAAATCTTTTGAAGGAAAAAGCTTTACTACAAAAGTAATGGAAATTGATCGTAAGAGAAATAAAGCCGTATTATCAAGAAAAGTTGTATTAGCAGAAGAGAATAAACATAAAAAAGTAGAGCTATTTTCAAAGCTAGATAAAGGAATGCAAATTAGTGGTGAAGTAAAACGTATTACAGACTTTGGTGCATTTGTAGATATTGGTGGAATCGATGGTCTTGTTCATATTTCTGATTTATCTTGGGGTAGAGTAAAGCATCCAAGTGAAGTAGTGACTATTGGAGATATTGTTAAAGTAGTAGTATTAGATTTTGATAAAGATAAAGGAAAAGTATCTTTAGGTTTAAAGCAAACTCAAAAGCAACCATGGGATGATGTCGAACTAAAATATCCAATTGGAAGCATCGTTGAAGGAAAAGTAGTGCGATTAGTAGACTTTGGTGCATTTGTAGAGTTAGAGGTAGGCTTAGATGGTTTAGTTCATATTTCGCAAATTAGCGAAAAACATATTGCGAAACCTTCAGAAGAGCTTCACATTGGACAAAAAGTGAAAGTAAAGGTATTGGATGTAAAGCCTGAAGAAAAACGTATTAGCTTAAGCATCACAGCAGCAGATGAAAAAGAAGAAGCAATTGAATACGTTGCTGAAAATAGTCCGACAACAATCGGTGAAATTTTAGAAGAAAACAAATAA